A genomic window from Synechococcus sp. CBW1107 includes:
- the cbbX gene encoding CbbX protein, translating to MATEAEGSVTENLDAPVNLEAAYEAANVQEVLNQLDTELIGLRPVKTRIREIAALLVVERARKQVGLTTAAPSLHMSFTGRPGTGKTTVAERMSEILHRLGYVRKGHLVTATRDDLVGQYIGHTAPKTREMLKKAMGGVLFIDEAYYLYKPENERDYGAEAIEILLQVMENNRDDLVVIFAGYKDKMDIFYQSNPGLSSRVANHIDFPDYTAGELLAIAQLIMASESYRFGEDAKAAFYEYIQRRMQLPFFANARSIRNAIDRARMRQANRLFNHMGRGLTKLDLITIQAEDITASRVFKGEVEGLDPGLPLT from the coding sequence ATGGCTACCGAGGCCGAAGGCTCCGTGACGGAGAACCTCGATGCCCCGGTGAACCTGGAGGCGGCCTATGAAGCCGCCAACGTTCAGGAGGTGCTCAACCAGCTCGATACCGAGCTGATCGGTCTGCGCCCGGTGAAGACCAGAATCCGTGAGATCGCCGCGCTGCTCGTGGTGGAGCGGGCCCGCAAGCAGGTGGGCCTGACCACGGCGGCCCCGAGCCTGCACATGTCGTTCACCGGCCGGCCGGGCACTGGCAAGACCACGGTGGCTGAGCGCATGTCCGAGATCCTGCACCGGCTGGGATACGTACGCAAGGGACATCTCGTCACCGCCACCCGTGATGATCTGGTGGGTCAGTACATCGGCCACACGGCGCCCAAGACCCGAGAAATGCTCAAGAAAGCGATGGGTGGGGTGCTGTTCATCGATGAAGCCTACTACCTCTACAAGCCCGAAAATGAACGGGATTATGGCGCCGAAGCCATCGAGATCCTGCTGCAGGTCATGGAGAATAATCGCGACGATCTGGTGGTCATTTTTGCAGGTTACAAGGATAAGATGGATATTTTTTACCAATCGAATCCAGGCCTCTCCTCACGGGTTGCCAACCACATCGACTTTCCTGATTATACCGCCGGTGAGCTGCTGGCCATCGCCCAACTGATCATGGCATCCGAGAGCTACCGCTTCGGCGAAGACGCCAAGGCCGCCTTCTACGAATACATCCAGCGGCGCATGCAGCTGCCCTTCTTCGCCAATGCCCGGTCGATCCGCAATGCCATCGACCGGGCGCGCATGCGTCAGGCCAACCGGCTGTTCAACCACATGGGGCGTGGCCTCACCAAGCTGGATCTGATCACGATCCAGGCCGAGGACATCACCGCCAGCCGAGTCTTCAAGGGGGAAGTCGAAGGTCTCGACCCCGGCCTGCCGCTGACCTGA
- a CDS encoding 4a-hydroxytetrahydrobiopterin dehydratase, producing MDQPWTPRPKPEQADRLERRIEFEDYASNRAFLDRLNDFCEQQGRFPDLSFGSTYVNITLRPANDDTPIAAADHDFAAGIDDLLT from the coding sequence ATGGACCAGCCCTGGACGCCGCGCCCCAAACCCGAGCAGGCCGACCGGCTCGAGCGGCGCATCGAGTTCGAGGATTACGCCAGCAACCGCGCCTTCCTCGATCGCCTCAACGACTTCTGTGAGCAGCAGGGGCGCTTCCCCGATCTGAGCTTCGGGAGCACTTACGTGAACATCACGCTGCGGCCCGCCAACGACGACACCCCGATCGCCGCCGCCGATCACGACTTCGCCGCGGGCATCGATGACCTCCTCACCTGA
- a CDS encoding CO2 hydration protein — protein sequence MPIIPAELVYSGGMPSAAELDEKLLAGETLLANTPDHLIEVVDVLKSYGEVLDAYSTNLIYQAEKQFLLPFPLFKYLDGHNSPARIWRHLNHDRINFEYAEYCMKAMLWHGTGGLDAYLDSDAFAENCAAIIRRKTRRDPLLAVLHPLFPGFLIELIRAAATTHALGQFWRVMSDLFLDLARAEGDGRVGSIDAVVEFIKDGLVAAAANPITYGVDVAGEHLWVLPPEAGLTFLVDVAVPYVEAVFLRGMPFLGTVSFNAQAHQISPDQAQFAYGALYADPLPSMGAGIPPSLLMQDMYRHLPERLHSWYHQRTRGEGDVRVKICMSFQKSMFCVTNAAIRGTFPHQLSSTDPAEQAANRAYAAAWSGRLAVARTDCLDPSS from the coding sequence ATGCCGATCATCCCAGCCGAGCTTGTGTACAGCGGCGGCATGCCCAGCGCCGCCGAACTGGACGAGAAGCTGCTCGCCGGCGAGACCCTGCTGGCGAACACACCCGACCACCTGATCGAGGTGGTGGATGTGCTCAAGAGCTACGGCGAGGTGCTCGATGCCTACAGCACCAACCTGATCTACCAGGCCGAGAAGCAGTTCCTGCTGCCCTTCCCGCTGTTCAAGTACCTCGATGGCCACAACAGCCCGGCCAGGATCTGGCGCCACCTGAACCACGACAGGATCAACTTCGAGTACGCCGAATACTGCATGAAGGCGATGCTCTGGCATGGTACCGGCGGCCTTGATGCCTACCTGGATTCGGACGCCTTTGCCGAGAACTGCGCCGCGATCATCCGCCGCAAGACACGCCGTGATCCACTGCTGGCGGTGCTCCATCCCCTCTTTCCGGGCTTCCTGATCGAGCTGATCCGCGCAGCGGCCACCACCCACGCCCTCGGTCAGTTCTGGCGGGTGATGAGCGATCTGTTCCTCGATCTGGCCCGCGCCGAGGGCGATGGTCGCGTGGGCTCGATCGATGCCGTGGTGGAGTTCATCAAGGATGGCCTGGTGGCCGCCGCCGCCAACCCGATCACCTACGGCGTGGACGTCGCCGGCGAGCACCTCTGGGTGCTGCCGCCGGAGGCCGGGCTCACCTTCCTGGTGGATGTGGCCGTGCCCTACGTCGAAGCGGTGTTCCTGCGGGGCATGCCGTTCCTGGGCACGGTGAGCTTCAACGCCCAGGCCCACCAGATCTCGCCGGATCAGGCCCAGTTCGCCTACGGCGCCCTCTACGCCGACCCGCTGCCGAGCATGGGGGCGGGCATTCCGCCCAGCCTGCTGATGCAGGACATGTACCGCCACCTGCCGGAGCGGTTGCACAGCTGGTATCACCAGCGCACCCGGGGTGAGGGGGATGTGCGCGTGAAGATCTGCATGAGCTTCCAGAAGTCGATGTTCTGTGTGACCAATGCCGCCATCCGCGGCACCTTCCCCCATCAGCTCAGCAGCACCGATCCGGCCGAGCAGGCGGCCAACCGGGCCTACGCCGCCGCCTGGTCCGGCCGACTGGCGGTGGCCCGCACCGATTGCCTCGATCCCAGCAGCTGA
- a CDS encoding NADH-quinone oxidoreductase subunit M, translating into MLSLLLLIPFAGALVLVLWPGQLPPGRLRAIAIVMLTLQLAWSLVVLAHFDPASSGMQLQESHHWVASIGLDYKLGVDGLSLPLVLINGALTLVSAICTRDISQRPRVYFALLLLISGAVNGAFLAENLLLFFLFYELELIPLWLLIGIWGGANRAYAATKFLIFTAVSGMLILAAFLGLALFTGSVDFSFTPISSEQLALGSQLVLLGALLVGFGIKVPLFPFHNWLPDAHTQASTPVSVLLAGVLLKLGTYGMLRFCLGLFPEAWAVLAPGLAIWAAVSVLFGSLAAIAQKDMKRMVAYSSVGHMGYILLAGAAATPVAILGAVFQMVSHGLISALLFLLVGIVYRKTGTRDLTVLHGLLNPERGLPFTGTLMILAVMASAGMPGMSGFISEFMVFRGSITAYPLATLLGMVGSGLTAVYFLLLVNRAFFGRLAITPPADPVLHQRLDVRLAGVAPRETIPAMGLAVAVVAIGLLPSGLGRLSESTSTAIAQLPALVSALQASVLQLTTLPGGGLG; encoded by the coding sequence ATGCTGAGTCTGCTGCTGCTGATCCCCTTTGCCGGGGCCCTGGTGCTGGTGCTCTGGCCCGGCCAGCTCCCCCCGGGGCGGTTGCGGGCGATCGCGATCGTGATGCTGACCCTGCAACTGGCCTGGAGCCTGGTGGTGCTGGCCCACTTCGATCCAGCCAGCAGCGGCATGCAGCTGCAGGAATCGCACCACTGGGTGGCCAGCATCGGGCTCGATTACAAACTCGGCGTCGACGGCCTGTCGCTGCCGCTGGTGCTGATCAATGGCGCCCTGACGCTGGTCTCGGCAATCTGCACGCGCGACATCAGTCAGCGGCCGCGTGTCTATTTCGCCCTGCTGCTGTTGATCAGCGGCGCGGTCAACGGCGCCTTTCTGGCCGAGAACCTGCTGCTCTTCTTCCTCTTCTATGAGCTCGAACTGATCCCGCTCTGGTTGCTGATCGGCATCTGGGGAGGTGCCAACCGGGCCTACGCGGCCACCAAGTTCCTGATCTTCACGGCGGTCTCCGGGATGCTCATCCTGGCCGCCTTCCTGGGCCTGGCTCTGTTCACGGGCAGTGTGGATTTCAGTTTCACTCCGATCAGCAGCGAACAGCTGGCGCTCGGCAGCCAGCTGGTGCTGCTGGGAGCTCTGCTGGTGGGCTTCGGCATCAAGGTGCCGCTCTTTCCCTTCCACAACTGGCTGCCCGATGCCCACACCCAGGCCTCCACACCGGTTTCGGTTCTGCTGGCTGGAGTGCTGCTGAAGCTGGGTACCTACGGCATGCTGCGGTTCTGCCTGGGGCTCTTCCCGGAGGCCTGGGCGGTGCTGGCGCCGGGCCTGGCGATCTGGGCGGCGGTGTCGGTGCTGTTCGGATCGCTGGCGGCCATCGCCCAGAAGGACATGAAACGGATGGTGGCCTACAGCTCGGTGGGCCACATGGGCTACATCCTGCTGGCGGGGGCGGCGGCCACGCCTGTGGCGATCCTCGGGGCGGTGTTCCAGATGGTCAGCCATGGCCTGATCTCGGCGCTGCTGTTCCTGCTGGTGGGGATCGTGTACCGCAAGACCGGTACCCGCGATCTGACGGTGCTGCACGGCCTGCTCAACCCTGAGCGTGGGCTGCCGTTCACCGGTACGCTGATGATTCTGGCTGTGATGGCCAGCGCCGGCATGCCCGGCATGTCGGGGTTCATCTCCGAGTTCATGGTGTTCCGAGGCAGCATCACCGCCTACCCGCTCGCCACCCTGCTGGGCATGGTGGGCTCGGGCCTGACAGCGGTGTATTTCCTGCTGCTGGTGAACCGGGCTTTCTTCGGGCGACTGGCGATCACACCGCCCGCCGATCCTGTGCTGCACCAGCGCCTTGATGTGCGCCTGGCGGGGGTGGCGCCGCGGGAAACGATTCCGGCCATGGGGCTGGCGGTGGCGGTGGTGGCGATCGGTCTGCTGCCGTCAGGCCTGGGCCGGTTGAGTGAGAGCACAAGCACGGCGATCGCCCAGCTGCCTGCCCTGGTGTCAGCCCTGCAGGCGTCGGTGCTGCAGCTCACGACCCTGCCGGGTGGGGGGCTGGGCTGA
- a CDS encoding NAD(P)H-quinone oxidoreductase subunit F: MPTALPLPIQLVWLIPLYGFSGMVLSLPWAAGWIKRNGPRPAAYLNLLVTLAAVAHGSWVLQQVWQLGPQHLEFAWFRAADLNLRIGFDLSLTNLAALELVTVLSLLGQVYALGYLDKEWSLARFYALVGFFEGALAGVVLSSSLFMSYFLLEMLTLSTYLLVGFWYAQPLVVTAARDAFLTKRVGDVLLLMGMVALSAWAGSMEFDDLYAWASEAHAGGALTPLAGTLLGLGLIAGPMGKCAQFPMHLWLDEAMEGPNPASILRNSVVVTAGALVLLKVMPLLRFSPVAVTVLLVVGTISALAGALVAIAQVDIKRAFSYSTTSYLGLVFIAIALQQPAIALLLLFAHGLAKALLFMSVGSIIATTNCQDLTELGGLGSRMPATTTAFLVGGAGLVGLLPLGCFWCFGLMVDTLVHQAPFFAAVCLLTNGLAAFNLTRVYRQVFLGPPMPKTKRAPEVNWLMALPMVSLTVLVVLMPALMSRLDPVPGLSSFSLTTALAVTASGLVGVAAGAVVQLNKLWSRSMIQPLRVLQDLLAFDFYTERIYRVTIVAAVAALARLSDWIDRTLVNGLVNGIGRLSLASAEGLKLSVSGQLQTYVLTAVMAIVLLLTSLQWLQR, translated from the coding sequence TTGCCCACGGCCCTTCCCCTGCCGATCCAGCTGGTCTGGCTGATCCCGCTCTATGGATTCAGCGGCATGGTGCTGTCGCTGCCGTGGGCAGCGGGCTGGATCAAACGCAACGGGCCGCGACCGGCGGCTTACCTGAACCTGCTCGTCACGCTGGCGGCCGTGGCCCACGGCAGCTGGGTCCTCCAGCAGGTGTGGCAGCTCGGCCCCCAGCACCTGGAATTCGCCTGGTTTCGCGCTGCTGATCTGAACCTGCGCATCGGCTTCGACCTCTCGCTCACCAACCTGGCGGCGCTCGAACTGGTCACCGTCCTGAGCCTGCTCGGTCAGGTGTATGCGCTCGGCTACCTCGACAAGGAATGGTCGCTGGCACGCTTCTACGCCTTGGTGGGCTTCTTCGAAGGGGCCCTGGCGGGGGTGGTGCTCAGCAGCAGCCTGTTCATGAGCTATTTCCTGCTGGAGATGCTCACCCTCTCCACCTACCTGCTGGTGGGCTTCTGGTATGCCCAGCCCCTGGTGGTCACCGCCGCCCGCGATGCCTTCCTCACCAAGCGGGTGGGCGACGTGCTGCTGCTGATGGGCATGGTGGCCCTTTCGGCCTGGGCGGGCTCGATGGAGTTCGACGACCTGTACGCCTGGGCATCCGAAGCCCACGCCGGTGGTGCCCTCACGCCCCTGGCCGGCACCCTGCTGGGGCTTGGGCTGATCGCCGGACCGATGGGCAAGTGCGCCCAGTTCCCGATGCACCTCTGGCTCGATGAGGCGATGGAGGGGCCGAACCCGGCCTCGATCCTGCGTAACTCGGTGGTGGTCACCGCCGGCGCCCTGGTGCTGCTGAAGGTGATGCCGCTGCTGCGCTTCTCGCCCGTGGCGGTGACCGTGCTGCTGGTGGTGGGCACCATCAGCGCCCTCGCCGGCGCGCTGGTGGCGATCGCCCAGGTGGACATCAAGAGGGCCTTCTCCTACTCCACCACGTCCTATCTGGGTCTGGTGTTCATCGCCATCGCTCTGCAACAGCCGGCGATCGCCCTGCTGCTGCTGTTCGCCCACGGCCTGGCCAAGGCACTCCTGTTCATGAGCGTGGGCAGCATCATCGCCACCACCAACTGCCAGGACCTCACCGAACTGGGAGGCCTCGGCTCACGCATGCCGGCCACCACCACGGCCTTCCTGGTGGGCGGCGCAGGCCTGGTGGGCCTGCTTCCCCTGGGCTGTTTCTGGTGTTTCGGGCTGATGGTCGACACCCTTGTTCACCAGGCACCGTTCTTCGCCGCCGTCTGTCTGCTCACCAACGGCCTGGCGGCCTTCAACCTCACCCGCGTGTACCGCCAGGTGTTCCTTGGCCCGCCGATGCCCAAAACCAAGCGTGCCCCCGAGGTGAACTGGCTGATGGCCCTGCCGATGGTGAGCCTCACGGTGCTGGTGGTTCTGATGCCGGCGCTGATGAGCCGGCTCGATCCGGTGCCGGGTCTGAGCTCCTTCTCGTTGACCACGGCCCTTGCCGTGACGGCCTCCGGCCTGGTCGGCGTGGCCGCTGGCGCCGTCGTTCAGCTGAACAAGCTCTGGTCGCGCTCGATGATCCAGCCGTTGCGGGTGCTTCAGGACCTGCTCGCCTTCGACTTCTACACCGAGCGCATCTACCGCGTCACGATCGTGGCTGCGGTGGCTGCGCTGGCGCGGCTCAGCGACTGGATCGACCGCACCCTGGTGAATGGTCTCGTCAACGGCATCGGCCGGCTTTCACTGGCCAGCGCCGAGGGTCTGAAGCTGAGCGTTTCCGGCCAGCTTCAGACCTACGTGCTCACGGCCGTGATGGCGATCGTGCTGCTCCTCACATCCCTGCAGTGGCTGCAGCGATGA
- a CDS encoding ferritin-like domain-containing protein encodes MTMEIVHPRVLGYLGRALSLELSAVQQYMTQASLLALWGDDGSADRFRQETVEEMQHAERLVQQMLRLGVAPAASQLKPVSTARDLLGLLRLNIHLEDELIRLYAEANRFCLLVSDQANAHFFHALWQEEAQHGEELEAWVQDLTGLERSLASQRVTF; translated from the coding sequence ATGACCATGGAGATCGTTCACCCTCGGGTGCTGGGCTACCTGGGACGGGCACTGAGCCTGGAACTCTCCGCGGTTCAGCAGTACATGACCCAGGCCTCCCTGCTCGCCCTCTGGGGCGATGACGGCTCCGCAGACCGGTTCCGGCAGGAAACGGTCGAGGAGATGCAACATGCCGAGCGCCTGGTGCAGCAGATGCTCCGCCTGGGTGTGGCTCCAGCCGCGTCCCAGCTGAAGCCGGTGAGCACCGCCCGCGATCTGCTCGGGTTGCTTCGCCTGAATATCCACCTGGAGGACGAACTGATCCGGCTCTACGCCGAGGCCAACCGCTTCTGCCTGCTGGTGAGTGACCAGGCCAATGCCCACTTCTTCCACGCCCTGTGGCAGGAGGAAGCCCAGCACGGAGAGGAGCTGGAGGCCTGGGTGCAGGATCTGACCGGACTGGAGCGGTCTCTGGCCTCCCAGCGCGTCACCTTCTGA
- a CDS encoding BMC domain-containing protein, with protein sequence MATPSSRQPSSRRSSASSGVSRAVSAKALPASATTPTPSPADKPVDPPPAPGPSASSGSSPAATTAPAAASSPAKASSSTSAAATRGRSGGLTPPSNSSSSSKAMASTPHGIALGMIETRGLVPAIEAADAMTKAAEVTMISREFVGGGYVTVMVRGETGAVNAAVRAGADACERVGDGLVAAHIIARPHSELEPILAFSGAERRS encoded by the coding sequence ATGGCCACACCCTCCTCCCGCCAACCTTCCTCCCGGCGCAGCAGCGCCAGCAGTGGTGTGAGCCGAGCTGTCAGCGCCAAGGCCCTTCCCGCCTCGGCCACCACCCCCACCCCCTCCCCTGCGGACAAACCCGTGGACCCGCCTCCAGCCCCAGGTCCATCCGCATCCAGTGGCAGCAGCCCTGCCGCCACCACCGCCCCGGCGGCCGCCAGCTCTCCGGCCAAGGCCAGCAGCAGCACCTCAGCAGCAGCCACCCGTGGCCGCTCCGGTGGTCTCACCCCTCCTTCCAATTCCTCCTCCTCCTCCAAAGCCATGGCTTCGACCCCGCACGGCATTGCTCTCGGCATGATCGAAACCCGCGGCCTCGTCCCCGCCATCGAGGCGGCTGACGCCATGACCAAGGCCGCCGAAGTGACGATGATCTCCCGTGAATTCGTGGGCGGCGGCTACGTGACCGTGATGGTCCGCGGTGAAACCGGTGCCGTCAATGCCGCGGTGCGCGCCGGGGCCGATGCCTGCGAGCGCGTCGGCGACGGACTGGTGGCTGCCCACATCATTGCCCGCCCCCACAGCGAGCTGGAACCGATCCTCGCGTTCAGTGGCGCTGAGCGCAGGAGCTGA
- a CDS encoding carboxysome peptide B encodes MEIMQVTGSLVCSQRVEGLLHWQLRILRSTKGKLMVAVDPVGAAPGNWVFTASGSAARFATGIPDTQTDLTIAGIIDLWDPDG; translated from the coding sequence ATGGAAATCATGCAAGTCACCGGCTCTCTGGTCTGCAGCCAACGGGTGGAAGGCCTTCTCCACTGGCAGCTGCGCATTCTGCGCTCCACCAAAGGCAAGTTGATGGTGGCCGTCGACCCGGTCGGTGCCGCACCCGGTAACTGGGTGTTCACCGCCAGCGGCTCCGCCGCCCGCTTCGCCACCGGCATCCCCGACACCCAGACCGACCTGACGATTGCTGGGATCATTGATCTCTGGGATCCAGACGGTTGA
- a CDS encoding carboxysome peptide A — protein MLICKVLKPLVSTNRIPEFEHKHLQVVLDGSSQKVAVDAVGCIPGDWVICVGSSAAREAAGSKSYPSDLTIVGIIDHWDPDAGKPDPPPSAGAA, from the coding sequence ATGCTGATCTGCAAAGTTCTCAAGCCCCTGGTCTCCACCAACCGGATCCCCGAATTCGAGCACAAGCACCTGCAGGTCGTGCTGGATGGCAGTTCCCAGAAAGTGGCCGTCGATGCCGTGGGCTGCATCCCCGGCGACTGGGTGATCTGTGTGGGCAGCTCAGCAGCCCGTGAAGCCGCCGGCAGCAAGTCCTACCCCAGCGACCTCACCATCGTGGGGATCATCGACCACTGGGATCCAGATGCCGGAAAACCGGATCCGCCGCCGAGCGCTGGTGCAGCCTGA
- a CDS encoding carboxysome shell carbonic anhydrase: MPRPRRYGSAERPLAPTAPARRPSSSGTSFSGTTRGRSGRFNTTLDQHPLSDAAANERLQAYDSQVKRSFDRIVPVLKRLSALQHDDDFVEQAQRHAIKELGHGLPLTILESAWVSQLDMRSLFAWCLFEAYEQVSASFFRDDPLQGQEGSESAEAFNAFLLSCGFHLLDVSPCADGRLAHAIAYALRLPFGSVRRRPHAGAMFDVENTVDRWVRTEHLRYRESRPNGAHEPTRYLKVVVYHFSSRDPGHEGCAAHGSNDAAAAAGGLRRLQEFQQAVENSFCCGASVDLLLIGLDTDTDAIRVHVPDVHGHTDLERWLDALDVYAATRDLTAEAARDQVLALVLDARSGEGDAVADRAVDPGMARLIARLIEHNLSQIDFVRTYHDGAYADAGHAERFIGVGIGFKEIHLRNLTYFAHMDTVEEGAADLDVGVKIFKGLNVSRGLPIPVVIRFDYHGSVPGARERAVLYCRRTEDAIRSRYPDLVDSGLLHTLLSVRDRDRHVPAETVGSSIKLESAGGH; the protein is encoded by the coding sequence TTGCCCCGCCCCCGCCGCTACGGCTCCGCCGAGAGGCCCCTGGCTCCAACGGCCCCAGCACGCCGTCCCTCATCCTCCGGCACCTCTTTCTCCGGCACTACACGGGGAAGATCCGGCCGATTCAACACGACCCTGGATCAGCACCCGCTCAGCGATGCAGCGGCCAACGAACGTCTCCAGGCCTATGACAGCCAGGTGAAGCGGTCGTTCGATCGCATCGTGCCGGTGCTCAAGCGGCTCTCGGCCCTGCAACACGACGACGACTTCGTGGAGCAGGCCCAGCGCCATGCCATCAAAGAGCTCGGCCATGGGTTGCCTCTCACGATCCTGGAATCGGCCTGGGTCAGCCAGCTGGACATGCGCAGCCTGTTTGCCTGGTGCCTGTTCGAGGCCTATGAGCAAGTCAGTGCCAGCTTCTTCCGCGACGATCCGCTCCAGGGTCAGGAGGGGAGCGAGAGCGCCGAGGCCTTCAATGCCTTCCTGCTGTCCTGCGGTTTCCATCTCCTGGATGTGAGCCCCTGCGCCGATGGCCGTCTGGCCCACGCGATCGCCTACGCCCTGCGCCTCCCCTTCGGATCCGTGCGTCGCAGGCCCCATGCCGGCGCGATGTTCGACGTGGAGAACACCGTCGACCGTTGGGTGCGCACCGAACATCTCCGCTACAGAGAGTCCCGTCCCAACGGCGCCCATGAGCCCACCCGCTACCTCAAGGTGGTGGTGTATCACTTCAGCTCACGGGACCCCGGGCACGAGGGATGTGCGGCCCATGGCTCCAACGATGCCGCCGCCGCCGCCGGGGGACTGCGCCGTCTGCAGGAGTTCCAGCAGGCGGTCGAGAACAGTTTCTGCTGCGGGGCCTCGGTCGACCTGCTGCTGATCGGGCTTGACACCGACACCGACGCCATCCGGGTTCACGTCCCTGATGTCCACGGCCATACCGATCTGGAGCGCTGGCTCGATGCCCTGGATGTCTACGCCGCCACCCGGGATCTGACCGCCGAGGCCGCCAGGGATCAGGTGCTTGCCCTGGTGCTGGACGCCCGCTCAGGCGAGGGGGACGCGGTCGCTGACAGAGCCGTGGATCCGGGAATGGCACGGCTGATCGCCCGCCTGATCGAGCACAACCTGTCCCAGATCGATTTCGTGCGTACCTATCACGATGGCGCCTATGCCGATGCAGGCCACGCCGAACGCTTCATCGGTGTCGGCATCGGCTTCAAGGAGATTCATCTGCGTAATCTCACTTACTTCGCCCACATGGACACGGTCGAAGAAGGGGCCGCCGATCTCGATGTGGGTGTCAAGATCTTCAAGGGTCTGAACGTCTCCCGCGGACTTCCAATCCCGGTGGTGATCCGTTTCGATTACCACGGCAGTGTGCCCGGGGCCCGGGAACGGGCTGTGCTCTATTGCCGGCGGACAGAGGACGCCATCCGCAGCCGCTATCCCGATCTGGTGGACAGTGGCCTGTTGCACACGTTGCTGAGCGTGCGCGATCGCGACCGGCACGTGCCCGCAGAAACGGTCGGGTCGTCGATCAAGCTGGAATCAGCCGGAGGCCATTGA